GTGTCGGTGTTGCGGTGCAGGCCCTCGAGCCCCTCGAGGCCATCCAGGAAGCGCTGCTGAAGGGCACTGGCGTGGGCGCGATCAGCGTCGCCTTCGCTGGCCGCCTGGGCAAAGGCCTCGCCCATGCCGACGATCTGATGAGTCGGCAGGGTGCCCGAACGCATGCCGCGCTCGTGGCCGCCGCCGTGGATCAGCGCCTCGATTCGCAGGTCCGGGTCGCGCTTCACATAGAGTGCGCCGATGCCCTTGGGGCCATAGGCCTTGTGGGCCGACAGCGACAGCAGATCGATGCCCATGGCGGTGACGTCGAGCGGCAGCTTGCCCGGCGCCTGGGCAGCATCGACGTGGAAGGTCGCGCCGCGAGCATGCACGACCTCTGACAGGGCCGTGAGGTCATTGATGGTGCCGAGCTCATTGTTGACCGCCATCAGCGAGACCAGCGCGGTGTCGTCGCGCATGGCGTCGGCGAGCTGGTCAGGCGTGATGCGGCCGTCGGCGCCGGGCTTAAGCCAGGTCACCTCGAACCCTTCCGCCTCGAGGGCCTTGGCGGTGTCGACGACCGCCTTGTGTTCGATGATCGAGGTCACCAGATGGCGGCCCCGGGCGCGATTGGCGCGCATGAAGCCGGTCAGGGCCAGGTTATCGGCCTCGGTGGCGCCGCTGGTCCAGACGATCTCTCGGGGATCGGCGCCGATCAGGTCGGCGACCTGGCGGCGTGCGCCCTCGACCGCCTGTTCGGCCAGCCAGCCGGCGATATGGCTGCGCGACGCCGGGTTGGCGTAGGTGCCATCCATGGTCAGGTGACGCGCCATCACCTCGGCGACTCGCGGGTCGACGGGCGTGGTGGCAGCATAATCGAGATAGACGGGAGCGCTCATGGTGATCCGGTTGACAGTGAGGTAACGGAGTCAGGGCGCCGTCGGCGACGACACGGCGATGGTGTCCTCGTCGGCGCGCAGCCGCTGGCGCTTGGCGATATTCTTGACCTCGTGGCGGTTGACTAGCTCGCCGAGGCTGATGCCGTCGAGAAAGCCGTGGATCTCCTTCGAGAGATCGCACCACAGGTGGTGGGTCAGGCAGGTGTCGCCCTGCTGGCAGTCGGACAACCCCTGGCAGCGGGTGGCGT
Above is a window of Halomonas sp. I5-271120 DNA encoding:
- a CDS encoding aminotransferase class V-fold PLP-dependent enzyme, with amino-acid sequence MSAPVYLDYAATTPVDPRVAEVMARHLTMDGTYANPASRSHIAGWLAEQAVEGARRQVADLIGADPREIVWTSGATEADNLALTGFMRANRARGRHLVTSIIEHKAVVDTAKALEAEGFEVTWLKPGADGRITPDQLADAMRDDTALVSLMAVNNELGTINDLTALSEVVHARGATFHVDAAQAPGKLPLDVTAMGIDLLSLSAHKAYGPKGIGALYVKRDPDLRIEALIHGGGHERGMRSGTLPTHQIVGMGEAFAQAASEGDADRAHASALQQRFLDGLEGLEGLHRNTDTRVSVPHIINLAFSGLDGESLLMALRGLAISTGSACNSASVEPSYVLKGIGVPRAQALASLRFSVGRFTTEADIDTAIAELRHAVPALRR